One stretch of Hymenobacter chitinivorans DSM 11115 DNA includes these proteins:
- a CDS encoding YybH family protein: protein MKSLLWMMPLTVVLASSCTKTAETPATAVTAQTLDQQFISAWNSKNAIQLDTLFADDVHFLQGESHFQGKSEVSNRWVRETMGTISNLRLNVASSGTDAQTAYEGGTYQVDVIPTTPGTPMGVGEGNFVLLWKKNPKGAWKLSYAQLEGLPVRVK from the coding sequence ATGAAGTCCCTTCTTTGGATGATGCCCTTGACGGTAGTTCTGGCTTCCTCCTGCACCAAAACGGCCGAAACGCCGGCCACTGCCGTGACGGCCCAAACGCTCGACCAACAGTTTATCAGCGCCTGGAACAGCAAAAACGCCATCCAGCTCGACACCCTGTTTGCCGACGACGTGCACTTTCTGCAGGGCGAATCCCACTTCCAGGGTAAGTCGGAAGTGTCGAACCGCTGGGTGCGCGAAACGATGGGCACTATTTCCAACCTGCGCCTCAACGTAGCCTCCTCCGGCACCGACGCTCAAACGGCCTACGAAGGCGGCACCTACCAGGTCGACGTCATTCCGACCACGCCGGGCACTCCCATGGGCGTGGGCGAAGGCAACTTCGTGCTGCTCTGGAAAAAGAACCCCAAAGGCGCCTGGAAACTCAGCTACGCCCAACTGGAAGGCCTGCCCGTGCGGGTGAAGTAG
- a CDS encoding glycine zipper domain-containing protein, with translation MKKVSLILALVMFFTAVYSNMAQAQNGKWSPQAKGAVIGGIGGAAAGAIINKRNRAVGGVVGGVAGAGVGYAIGKHTDNKRKKAAAEAAARQVAANRAAEARAERAALARRVAAAERKADLAAQTQKQQQQYPVMANGFAANTPMMLTAANGPVAAGYLPNESYGDRNTPYSTSEVRRKSW, from the coding sequence ATGAAAAAGGTCAGTTTGATTCTCGCCCTGGTAATGTTCTTTACCGCTGTGTATAGCAACATGGCCCAGGCCCAAAATGGTAAGTGGAGCCCCCAGGCTAAAGGTGCCGTCATTGGTGGTATCGGCGGGGCCGCTGCCGGTGCTATCATCAACAAGCGCAACCGCGCCGTGGGTGGCGTAGTAGGCGGGGTAGCCGGGGCTGGCGTAGGTTATGCCATCGGCAAGCACACCGACAACAAGCGTAAGAAGGCCGCCGCGGAAGCTGCCGCCCGTCAGGTAGCAGCCAACCGCGCCGCCGAAGCCCGTGCCGAGCGCGCCGCGCTGGCCCGCCGCGTAGCCGCCGCCGAACGTAAAGCCGATCTGGCCGCCCAGACTCAGAAACAACAGCAACAGTATCCCGTAATGGCCAATGGCTTCGCCGCCAACACGCCCATGATGCTGACTGCTGCTAACGGCCCGGTAGCCGCTGGTTACCTGCCGAACGAGTCGTACGGCGACCGTAACACGCCCTACTCGACCTCGGAAGTTCGTCGCAAGAGCTGGTAA
- a CDS encoding alpha/beta hydrolase — translation MSAQSIVSLYSGTIPNSIATNLQESTITLANGGVRVSNVVQPTLQVFRAPKEKANGTAVIICPGGGYVRLSMDHEGTDVAKRLNDMGVTAFVLKYRLPNDQSQVDKTTAPLLDAQQALRLVRQRAAEYGINPNRVGIMGFSAGGHLAATAGNAARRVVPGNIAGTVSATSARPDFQILLYPVISFTDSLAHAGSRKSLLGDAPTADQIRLYSNEQQVTSQTPPTFLVHAADDKTVKVQNSLRFYEACLRAGVPVEMHLYPKGGHGFGMNNKTTKDNWTDRLQNWLDANGWLVK, via the coding sequence ATGTCTGCCCAAAGCATTGTCTCGCTCTATTCGGGCACCATTCCCAACTCCATTGCCACCAACCTGCAGGAAAGCACCATCACGCTGGCCAACGGCGGAGTGCGGGTGTCCAACGTGGTGCAGCCCACGCTGCAGGTGTTCCGGGCCCCGAAGGAAAAAGCCAACGGTACGGCCGTCATTATCTGCCCCGGCGGCGGCTACGTGCGCCTCTCAATGGACCACGAGGGTACCGACGTAGCCAAGCGCCTCAACGACATGGGCGTTACGGCCTTCGTGCTCAAGTACCGCCTGCCCAACGACCAGAGCCAGGTCGACAAAACCACGGCCCCGCTCCTGGACGCCCAGCAGGCCCTGCGCCTGGTGCGGCAGCGGGCCGCTGAGTACGGCATCAACCCCAACCGGGTGGGCATTATGGGCTTTTCGGCGGGGGGCCACCTGGCGGCTACGGCCGGTAATGCAGCACGCCGGGTTGTCCCGGGTAACATAGCAGGTACCGTTAGCGCCACCTCAGCCCGCCCCGACTTTCAGATCCTGCTCTACCCGGTCATCAGCTTCACGGATAGTCTGGCCCACGCCGGCTCCCGCAAGAGCTTGCTCGGCGACGCGCCCACGGCCGACCAGATCCGGCTGTATTCTAACGAGCAGCAGGTCACCAGCCAAACGCCCCCGACCTTTCTGGTGCATGCCGCCGACGATAAAACGGTGAAAGTGCAGAACAGCCTGCGCTTCTACGAGGCCTGTTTGCGGGCTGGGGTACCCGTGGAAATGCACCTGTATCCCAAGGGCGGCCACGGCTTTGGCATGAACAATAAGACCACCAAAGACAACTGGACCGACCGGCTCCAAAACTGGCTCGATGCCAACGGCTGGCTGGTAAAATAG
- a CDS encoding DUF6493 family protein, which produces MSHFAPVEAFEHLARHRSLRELVDFLVQLDKKDVLVVRQKTKELQREMNDWRRQDRFPHDRGAQLFLAGLATYSRKEALGRSFDIPWNFLHNQHPKHSEGHQDLFLTVLRHARPAWLTEWLQRITRSNPWQVLSYDQLRSLADEGLVDYDPWLFAQSLAHLLVRYNWQRNAVKSGNIHGYDQQILAFLQADPVLLSRDLPLLFDFDTMVDSASTFTDKDRREVNWLTLLEQLVKSGHLDRADLLGRCLLALRRDFRRPLLTWFKNLFLALQPTTAERLERQNELVELLSHPLPLVVNFALDQLKDLWTEPGFEPAPLLLYAEGLLTRQDLKTALRSLLGAFEKLVKRQPNLAPTVARLTVSALTNADAGVQERAAKLLAGLLGAKKPVLRADEAAELTATISLYTDLLTAAARTTLGSWLGATPSTDPASAEAAVYAPVTDFGPDISPATALAPVADWHELLFLTGQVVQQNEPAAVERWLDGLLRLRGQYPEGYAQQLRPYLLQVLPWELKGKTEAEAAIILRETRFAEGRNGRRELLAALLISWFQGFPELKVRQVGVHDQKYSNPDPLLRVEQQRLAAVEQQLQAGAETLPLLSTPSHAPYWVAPSVLVQKLLAYQAAGHLPQAADLALALARTAFRADADAAEARQQLPQLQHAELRALLGWLLAPADVEQALPLLTPAARELASVVQTVAKKFGQLNPFRQAQPEASVLPLAEALPWLWAVAARTRRPTAVFPELEPLAAGPGVAEPWHPTWQFERKSNTYKQSWNKEKPEVTTVWQELSVITQPPGKRAASPLLLYALHAGLPYTNQYYLWSVNADLGFLLSLLPNNPAPLHWHLLRIACRTDSQGSEGRDAVQQFLTSLLVPGPAFDESTSVLLAMGLVHYAPVCRALALEVLLSAIATGRLQPTDLGAALGKILATEFAPLQRLTDGLAQARAIDPLTDDALRQLLNALLPLLPAAPLRNTRKLIEAYADLQGRTRQPVPPAVQSRLREWSSSATLKKAATGLVTA; this is translated from the coding sequence ATGTCCCACTTTGCCCCGGTCGAAGCCTTTGAGCACCTGGCCCGTCACCGCAGCCTGCGCGAGCTGGTCGATTTTCTGGTGCAGCTCGATAAGAAGGACGTGCTGGTCGTGCGCCAGAAAACCAAGGAGCTGCAGCGCGAAATGAACGACTGGCGCCGGCAGGACCGGTTTCCCCACGACCGGGGTGCCCAGCTGTTTCTGGCCGGCCTGGCCACCTACTCGCGCAAAGAGGCCCTGGGCCGCAGCTTCGATATTCCCTGGAACTTCCTGCACAATCAGCACCCCAAGCACAGCGAAGGGCACCAGGACCTGTTTCTGACCGTGCTGCGCCACGCCCGCCCCGCCTGGCTGACCGAGTGGCTGCAGCGCATTACCCGCAGCAACCCCTGGCAGGTGCTGAGCTACGACCAACTGCGCAGCCTGGCCGACGAGGGCCTGGTGGACTACGACCCGTGGCTGTTTGCCCAGTCGCTGGCCCACCTGCTGGTGCGCTACAACTGGCAGCGCAACGCCGTCAAGAGCGGCAACATTCACGGCTACGACCAGCAGATCCTGGCCTTTTTGCAGGCCGACCCGGTGCTGCTGAGCCGGGACCTGCCCCTGCTCTTCGACTTCGACACGATGGTAGATTCGGCCAGCACCTTTACCGACAAGGACCGGCGGGAAGTAAACTGGCTGACCTTGCTGGAGCAGTTGGTCAAGTCGGGCCACCTGGACCGGGCCGACCTGCTGGGCCGCTGCCTGCTGGCCTTGCGCCGCGACTTCCGCCGGCCCTTGCTGACGTGGTTTAAAAACCTGTTTCTGGCCCTGCAGCCCACGACGGCCGAACGGCTGGAGCGGCAAAACGAGTTAGTAGAGCTGCTTTCCCACCCCCTGCCTCTGGTCGTCAACTTCGCCCTCGACCAGCTCAAGGATCTGTGGACCGAACCGGGCTTCGAGCCGGCCCCGCTGCTGCTCTACGCCGAGGGCCTGCTCACCCGGCAGGATCTGAAAACGGCCTTGCGCAGCCTGCTGGGCGCTTTCGAAAAGCTCGTGAAGCGGCAGCCCAACCTGGCGCCCACCGTGGCCCGCCTTACCGTCTCGGCCCTGACCAATGCCGATGCCGGCGTGCAGGAACGGGCCGCCAAGCTGCTGGCCGGCCTGCTGGGCGCTAAAAAGCCCGTGCTCAGGGCCGACGAAGCCGCCGAGCTAACGGCTACCATCAGTCTCTACACCGACCTGCTCACGGCCGCCGCCCGCACCACGCTGGGCAGCTGGCTGGGGGCCACTCCCTCCACCGACCCGGCCTCGGCGGAAGCGGCGGTTTATGCCCCAGTAACGGACTTTGGGCCGGATATTTCCCCGGCCACGGCCCTGGCCCCAGTGGCCGACTGGCACGAGCTGCTGTTTCTGACCGGGCAGGTGGTCCAGCAAAACGAGCCGGCAGCCGTGGAGCGGTGGCTCGACGGCCTGCTGCGCCTGCGGGGGCAGTACCCGGAGGGCTACGCCCAGCAGCTGCGGCCCTACCTGCTGCAGGTGTTGCCCTGGGAGCTGAAAGGCAAAACCGAGGCTGAAGCTGCCATCATTCTGCGCGAAACCCGGTTTGCCGAGGGCCGCAACGGGCGGCGGGAGCTGCTGGCGGCCTTGCTCATCAGCTGGTTTCAGGGCTTTCCCGAGCTTAAAGTGCGGCAGGTGGGCGTCCACGACCAGAAGTACAGCAACCCCGACCCGCTGCTGCGGGTGGAGCAGCAGCGGCTGGCGGCCGTCGAGCAGCAGCTGCAGGCCGGCGCCGAAACGCTGCCCCTGCTGAGCACGCCCAGCCACGCCCCCTACTGGGTGGCGCCCTCCGTCTTGGTGCAGAAGCTGCTGGCCTACCAGGCCGCCGGCCACTTGCCCCAGGCCGCCGACCTAGCCCTGGCCCTGGCCCGGACGGCCTTCCGGGCCGATGCCGACGCGGCCGAGGCCCGGCAGCAGCTGCCCCAGCTTCAGCACGCCGAGCTGCGGGCCCTGCTGGGCTGGCTGCTGGCCCCCGCCGACGTGGAGCAAGCCCTGCCTCTGCTGACGCCCGCGGCCCGGGAGCTGGCCTCGGTAGTGCAAACCGTCGCCAAAAAGTTCGGGCAGCTCAACCCGTTCCGGCAGGCTCAGCCCGAGGCCAGTGTGCTGCCCCTGGCTGAAGCCCTGCCCTGGCTATGGGCCGTGGCAGCCCGCACCCGCCGCCCCACGGCGGTTTTCCCGGAGCTGGAGCCGCTCGCCGCCGGCCCCGGCGTGGCGGAGCCTTGGCACCCGACGTGGCAGTTTGAGCGAAAATCCAATACCTACAAGCAAAGCTGGAACAAGGAAAAGCCGGAAGTCACCACCGTGTGGCAAGAGTTGAGCGTCATTACCCAGCCGCCCGGCAAACGAGCCGCTTCGCCGCTGCTGCTGTATGCTTTGCACGCCGGTCTGCCGTACACTAATCAGTACTATCTATGGTCGGTAAACGCCGACCTGGGCTTTCTGCTCAGCTTGCTGCCCAACAACCCCGCCCCGCTGCACTGGCACTTGCTACGCATAGCCTGCCGTACCGACAGCCAGGGCTCGGAAGGCCGCGACGCGGTGCAGCAGTTTCTTACCTCCCTGCTGGTGCCCGGCCCGGCCTTCGATGAGAGTACCTCCGTCCTGCTGGCTATGGGCCTGGTGCATTATGCACCGGTATGCCGCGCCCTGGCTTTGGAAGTGCTGCTCTCGGCCATTGCCACGGGCCGCCTGCAGCCCACCGACCTGGGTGCGGCCCTGGGCAAAATCCTGGCTACGGAGTTTGCTCCCCTGCAGCGCCTCACCGACGGGCTGGCCCAGGCCCGCGCCATCGACCCGCTCACCGACGATGCCCTGCGCCAGCTGCTGAACGCGCTGCTGCCGCTCCTGCCCGCCGCGCCCCTGCGCAACACCCGCAAGCTCATCGAAGCCTACGCCGACCTGCAGGGCCGCACCCGCCAGCCGGTGCCGCCGGCTGTACAAAGCCGCCTGCGCGAGTGGAGCAGCTCGGCCACCCTGAAAAAGGCCGCTACTGGCCTCGTTACCGCCTAG
- a CDS encoding SWIM zinc finger family protein translates to MSDFAYAYARPSALEARPEGNSLLLSAFAEEQAATATGSACFFWGRLRDSWLAARGLSTLAKVVASRFVPQSAALRDPIVTAGAGQLRFEAFSSCNGVYARLDLNSEALDGEFLSSGTTNVDFNEPMVNALARIARTEPVILSVGDKEVTLERAAGKVVERKVTLPERWIKGLTSVQAYLALMEEKLRLTRVQALQLVQGLPAGTAKTDFFLVLRGPRPSFSPVGSAGAVRVGGVHRLRLLEGLLPLCEALRVYATPDGQSSAFVLELGGGQRFLLALSADVWRGFSGEGNQLDTLMEELPAEWVAGANRLFRGNEVFNPSVFALENDLAPNTVDRLCASLSAMGLLGFDLADNQHFYRRLPFKLGRILGLNPRLKNARALLDAADDVQLVGVGAGGRTEARVRGTDVWHTVLVGGSEPARCTCPWFSGLQGQRGPCKHILAAQMRFA, encoded by the coding sequence ATGTCTGACTTTGCGTATGCCTATGCCCGCCCTTCCGCCCTGGAAGCCCGTCCGGAGGGCAATTCCTTACTCTTGTCCGCCTTTGCCGAGGAGCAGGCCGCCACGGCTACCGGCTCGGCCTGCTTTTTCTGGGGCCGCCTGCGCGACTCCTGGCTGGCGGCCCGGGGCCTAAGCACCTTAGCAAAAGTGGTGGCCTCGCGCTTCGTGCCCCAGAGTGCCGCCCTGCGCGACCCCATCGTGACGGCCGGGGCCGGGCAGCTGCGCTTCGAGGCCTTCTCGTCGTGCAACGGCGTCTACGCCCGCCTCGACTTGAACTCCGAAGCCCTCGACGGCGAGTTCTTGAGCAGCGGCACCACCAACGTCGACTTCAACGAGCCCATGGTCAACGCCCTGGCCCGCATTGCCCGCACCGAGCCGGTTATCCTCTCCGTCGGCGACAAGGAAGTAACCCTGGAGCGGGCCGCCGGCAAGGTGGTGGAGCGCAAAGTAACCCTGCCCGAGCGGTGGATTAAGGGCCTGACCAGCGTGCAGGCCTACCTGGCCCTGATGGAGGAAAAGCTGCGCCTGACCCGGGTGCAGGCCCTGCAGCTGGTGCAGGGCCTGCCCGCCGGCACGGCCAAAACCGACTTTTTCCTGGTGCTGCGCGGCCCCCGGCCCAGCTTTTCGCCGGTGGGCAGCGCCGGCGCCGTGCGGGTGGGCGGCGTGCACCGGCTGCGGCTGCTGGAAGGCCTGCTCCCGCTCTGTGAGGCCCTGCGCGTGTACGCCACTCCCGACGGGCAGTCTTCGGCCTTCGTGCTGGAGCTGGGCGGCGGGCAGCGGTTTCTGCTGGCCCTATCGGCCGACGTGTGGCGGGGCTTTTCCGGGGAGGGCAACCAGCTCGACACCCTGATGGAGGAGCTGCCCGCCGAGTGGGTGGCGGGGGCCAACCGGCTGTTCCGGGGCAACGAGGTGTTTAATCCCAGCGTGTTTGCACTGGAAAACGACCTGGCGCCCAACACCGTCGACCGGCTCTGCGCCAGCCTCTCGGCCATGGGCCTGCTGGGCTTCGACCTAGCCGATAACCAGCACTTCTACCGCCGCCTGCCCTTCAAGCTGGGCCGCATCCTGGGCCTGAACCCCCGCCTGAAAAACGCCCGGGCCCTGCTCGATGCCGCCGACGACGTGCAGCTGGTGGGCGTGGGGGCCGGGGGCCGCACCGAAGCCCGGGTGCGCGGCACCGATGTGTGGCACACCGTGCTGGTGGGCGGCAGTGAGCCGGCCCGCTGCACCTGCCCCTGGTTTAGCGGCCTGCAGGGCCAGCGCGGCCCCTGCAAGCACATTTTGGCCGCCCAGATGCGCTTCGCCTAA
- a CDS encoding manganese catalase family protein — protein sequence MFYHDRELQYKVRVEKPNPTFARMLQQAIGGIEGEIRVCLQYLFQAWGTRGPVKYRDMLLETGTEEMAHIEMLATAVALNLEGAPTSLKDEMAKDKMIGAVLGGMDPRHFLSAGLAAMAVDSNGVPFNGSWVVGSGNTAADMYANVMAESTGRVLATRLWEMTDDPGMKDMLSFLIARDTMHQNQWLAVIEELGGVQGVHPIPNSFPQAKEVQDFNYAFVSTYINSGDGNTPAGRWTQGQSIDGKGEFHVVKAQPLGGEPKLAPPVPEGHAQTEQMTLTDTIIGNIKDTLS from the coding sequence ATGTTTTATCACGATAGAGAACTCCAGTACAAAGTCCGGGTCGAGAAGCCCAACCCCACCTTTGCGCGCATGCTGCAGCAGGCCATCGGCGGCATCGAGGGCGAAATCCGGGTGTGTCTGCAATACCTGTTTCAGGCCTGGGGCACCCGGGGCCCGGTGAAGTACCGCGACATGCTGCTCGAAACCGGCACCGAGGAAATGGCCCACATTGAGATGCTGGCCACGGCCGTGGCCCTCAACCTGGAAGGAGCCCCCACCAGCCTCAAGGATGAAATGGCCAAGGACAAGATGATCGGGGCCGTGCTCGGCGGCATGGACCCGCGCCACTTCCTCTCCGCGGGCCTGGCCGCCATGGCCGTCGACTCCAACGGGGTGCCGTTTAACGGCTCCTGGGTGGTGGGCAGCGGCAACACGGCCGCCGATATGTACGCCAACGTCATGGCCGAAAGCACCGGCCGGGTCCTGGCCACCCGCCTCTGGGAAATGACCGACGACCCGGGCATGAAGGACATGCTGAGCTTCCTCATTGCCCGCGACACAATGCACCAGAACCAGTGGCTGGCCGTCATCGAGGAGCTGGGCGGCGTGCAGGGCGTGCACCCGATTCCCAACTCCTTCCCCCAGGCCAAGGAGGTGCAGGACTTCAACTACGCCTTCGTGAGCACCTACATCAACAGCGGCGACGGCAACACGCCGGCCGGCCGCTGGACCCAGGGCCAGTCCATCGACGGCAAGGGCGAGTTCCACGTGGTGAAGGCCCAGCCCCTGGGCGGGGAGCCCAAGCTGGCCCCACCCGTGCCCGAGGGCCACGCCCAAACCGAGCAGATGACCCTGACCGACACCATCATCGGCAACATCAAGGACACGCTCAGCTAA